One Ignavibacterium album JCM 16511 genomic region harbors:
- a CDS encoding glycosyltransferase family 2 protein, which produces MNKKLTIVIPKGNQQANQVTIERLKNNLLVDKIILLSNDDDKLNADEVILIESFQTTDTIKKISKHLNTEYVLLVLSDKPILPGQFMIERFIQISENTNAGLVYSDYYESEKGSLISHQVIDYQEGSLRDDFDFGEVLFIRTDAFKKAVSRMKTDYRFAGIYDLRLKISESYSLFHIQEYLYTVEKAEKVGTEDKHFSYVDPKNRQVQVEMEAACTEHLKAVGAYLKPVQKKIEFENNFEFEASVIIPVRNRVKTIGDAIKSVLSQQTNFKFNLIIVDNHSTDGTTDVISKHAKEDNRIIHIIPERKDLGIGGCWNEAVHNPKCGRFACQLDSDDIYKDENTLQTIVDTFHKEKCAMVIGSYQITDFNLNELPPGLIDHREWTDENGANNALRINGLGAPRAFYTPILREIKIPNVSYGEDYAVGLAISRDYKIGRIYHSLYLCRRWEGNTDAKLDLPRINANNFYKDRIRTIELLARKKKNSAKGKI; this is translated from the coding sequence ATGAATAAAAAACTTACCATAGTAATTCCAAAAGGCAATCAGCAGGCAAATCAGGTTACTATCGAAAGATTAAAGAATAATCTTTTAGTCGATAAAATAATTTTGCTCTCCAATGATGATGATAAACTTAATGCTGATGAAGTAATTCTAATCGAAAGTTTTCAGACAACAGATACAATTAAAAAAATTTCCAAACATCTTAATACTGAATATGTTTTGTTGGTTCTGAGTGATAAGCCAATTCTTCCTGGACAGTTTATGATTGAAAGATTCATTCAGATCTCTGAAAACACAAACGCCGGATTGGTTTATTCCGATTACTATGAATCGGAAAAGGGCTCGTTGATTTCTCATCAGGTTATTGACTATCAGGAGGGAAGTCTGCGCGATGATTTTGATTTCGGTGAAGTTCTATTTATCAGAACTGATGCTTTTAAAAAAGCCGTGAGCAGAATGAAAACCGATTACAGGTTTGCCGGAATTTATGATTTGCGATTAAAAATCTCCGAAAGTTATTCTTTATTTCATATTCAGGAATATTTATACACAGTAGAAAAAGCCGAGAAAGTTGGAACAGAAGATAAACATTTCAGTTATGTTGATCCGAAGAACCGTCAGGTGCAAGTTGAAATGGAAGCAGCTTGTACTGAACATCTGAAAGCTGTTGGCGCTTACTTGAAACCTGTACAAAAGAAAATCGAGTTTGAAAATAATTTTGAATTTGAAGCGAGTGTTATAATTCCGGTTCGTAACAGAGTTAAAACAATTGGCGATGCAATCAAATCGGTACTTTCGCAACAGACAAATTTCAAATTCAATCTTATTATTGTTGATAATCATTCAACTGACGGTACTACCGATGTTATTTCAAAACACGCAAAAGAAGATAACAGAATAATTCATATTATTCCTGAAAGAAAAGATCTTGGAATTGGTGGATGCTGGAATGAAGCGGTTCATAATCCAAAATGCGGAAGATTTGCTTGTCAGTTAGATAGCGATGATATTTATAAAGATGAGAACACACTTCAGACAATCGTTGATACTTTTCATAAAGAGAAATGTGCAATGGTAATAGGTTCATATCAGATTACAGATTTTAATCTTAATGAATTACCTCCGGGATTAATCGATCACAGAGAATGGACTGATGAAAATGGTGCAAACAATGCACTAAGAATTAATGGTCTTGGTGCACCTCGTGCATTTTATACACCTATTCTTCGTGAAATAAAAATTCCAAATGTTAGTTACGGCGAAGATTATGCTGTTGGTTTAGCAATTAGTCGTGATTATAAAATTGGCAGAATCTATCATTCACTTTATCTCTGCAGAAGGTGGGAAGGTAATACTGATGCAAAACTTGATTTACCAAGAATAAACGCAAATAATTTTTATAAAGACAGAATCAGAACTATCGAATTATTAGCACGGAAAAAGAAAAACTCTGCAAAGGGGAAAATTTAA
- a CDS encoding T9SS type A sorting domain-containing protein: MIRLTLTIILLSISINLKAQADGICGNDTRTRANQNAVGRIVVYDISDVNQTNPISVATGFIIKNGYLVTAAHLFYDLPTNSYNYIIEFNVPSSSSTTWGLQGINKSTPERRYEIIKSSIITIGTGAGQDIALFKVYPNEVTGLYPIDPNAQGTYLELNTNTPAPNGLYRVYGYGRDDRNRLDNYTLQVATDSGIGYNPPPLVNGIGEFPFLEFKTDILNGCSGGPIILNLSGHSLNNKVIGVVYGMQSECKNQGTQTINQAFAFYANQPSDYANVRVEQVVNGGLHGTIGRWWKDKFFTFSKYKNFAFKVGSTQVLKGYDTIVYNSRYHKWNVDNDVANHKYFYINNNENKLFRSEFKEFNTNCFVKTTSAEANLNFGSLFIKDPWLIKEEPSYLDGAKGYRNLGSAALWENIPDNFNPNYTSPNNLERIYKGVFLNQVPDPNNPNKPYYSVKADVSEQPIYLNQTGRTHKFYFNNWTGNPFGSAAFQFPTNLETPVVFKQEGATVQANYKGTQLSSTTEGFKNSGQRKLIITSYPQSYYHLVYSSMGSVWYEKALVNYGVLSPLDWQLMNNQKSLNAHLPNSEAKSPSIDYMYATQNQNEENYFIYITYQNKNPDGKYEIRLSKFDQGGVKLFDIPVYESSTINYNSVDCTPVVGVSRQITPGYPIKLVVLWKRPAEGSSSAGLYYMAGFDNGSYVQWTDSYPNPTKIPSTDLNSSYPSLAVFKKPNDAIYFHLAYQQGTSEIRYSYINFGVNGTTPQSSVSVSSGSGSFTNITPSITVFNSSSGYVNYDSPKIVWCTGEDGAVLYRYRTNMTNTKWSPMYIYYENDDVQSPSISGPKYDPRGIDDEFYLGWSWLAGYYKSYVSTANLSMKRSMPYKGKDLQIATTGQGWEGFGYVVLDNFTRTTAPIVFENKWIDAQLSKISSNISSGRSGTVIKDDAEFYFAFGDIKLNDNSVSFNPLNDTTVIENLNDLNSYLQTEPISVTDNDVLTYSVFYGLKDSVTAFNNLSNEEFVRFKIEVLDANTQQVLSSLDNVEQRKSLLIEYENLSYQILMQGIGQRVIVLRLKVENNFNSESSLANIYSFNQAVSKTRLKQMNWNDETVPKEFALNQNYPNPFNPTTVISWQSPVGSWQTLKVYDVLGNEVVTLVNEYREAGRYKIEFDASNLASGVYIYKLTAGSFTSSKKMMVVK, from the coding sequence ATGATACGCTTAACTCTGACGATAATATTATTATCTATTTCAATAAATCTTAAGGCACAAGCCGACGGTATATGCGGTAATGACACAAGAACAAGGGCGAACCAAAATGCGGTTGGAAGAATTGTTGTATATGACATAAGTGATGTTAATCAAACAAATCCAATAAGTGTAGCCACAGGTTTTATAATAAAAAATGGATATCTTGTAACAGCTGCTCATCTTTTCTATGATTTACCGACTAACTCTTATAATTATATAATTGAATTTAATGTTCCAAGTTCAAGCTCAACAACCTGGGGTTTGCAGGGAATAAATAAATCTACTCCAGAAAGAAGATATGAAATTATTAAAAGTAGTATAATTACCATAGGAACAGGTGCGGGACAAGATATAGCTTTATTCAAGGTTTATCCGAATGAAGTAACGGGATTATATCCTATTGACCCAAATGCCCAAGGAACTTACCTTGAACTAAATACAAATACACCGGCACCAAATGGTTTATACAGGGTTTATGGCTATGGAAGGGATGACAGGAATCGACTAGACAACTACACCCTTCAAGTTGCTACAGATTCAGGTATTGGTTATAATCCACCGCCATTAGTAAATGGGATAGGGGAATTCCCTTTCCTTGAATTTAAGACTGATATTCTTAATGGATGTTCTGGTGGTCCGATAATACTAAATCTAAGTGGTCATTCACTAAATAATAAAGTTATAGGAGTAGTATATGGTATGCAAAGTGAGTGTAAAAATCAGGGAACTCAAACGATAAATCAAGCTTTTGCTTTTTATGCAAATCAACCGAGTGATTATGCAAATGTTCGGGTAGAGCAAGTGGTGAATGGTGGTTTGCACGGCACTATTGGTCGATGGTGGAAAGATAAATTTTTTACTTTTTCGAAGTATAAAAATTTTGCTTTCAAAGTTGGCTCAACTCAGGTGTTAAAAGGATATGATACAATAGTATACAACAGTAGATATCATAAATGGAATGTTGATAATGATGTTGCCAATCATAAGTATTTTTATATAAATAATAATGAAAACAAATTATTCAGATCAGAATTCAAGGAGTTCAATACAAATTGTTTCGTAAAAACTACATCAGCTGAAGCAAATCTAAATTTTGGTAGTCTGTTCATTAAAGATCCTTGGTTAATAAAAGAAGAACCCTCGTATTTAGATGGAGCTAAAGGTTACAGAAACTTAGGTTCAGCGGCATTATGGGAGAATATTCCTGATAATTTTAATCCTAATTACACAAGTCCGAATAATTTAGAGAGAATATACAAAGGCGTCTTCTTAAATCAAGTGCCTGATCCAAATAATCCTAACAAACCTTACTACTCCGTAAAAGCAGATGTCTCCGAACAACCGATTTATTTGAATCAAACAGGTAGGACTCATAAATTCTATTTCAATAATTGGACAGGTAATCCATTTGGAAGCGCAGCTTTTCAATTTCCTACCAATCTAGAAACACCGGTTGTCTTTAAGCAGGAAGGCGCAACAGTTCAGGCAAATTATAAAGGGACACAACTATCAAGTACAACTGAGGGTTTTAAGAACTCAGGACAGCGTAAGCTGATAATAACATCTTATCCGCAATCATATTATCATCTTGTTTATTCAAGTATGGGAAGTGTATGGTATGAGAAAGCATTAGTTAATTATGGAGTATTATCTCCTTTAGACTGGCAATTGATGAATAATCAGAAATCATTGAATGCACATCTTCCAAACTCTGAGGCAAAATCTCCATCAATTGATTATATGTATGCAACTCAGAATCAGAATGAAGAGAATTATTTTATTTACATTACTTACCAAAACAAAAATCCTGATGGTAAATATGAGATAAGATTAAGCAAATTTGATCAGGGTGGAGTAAAATTATTTGATATTCCTGTTTATGAATCATCAACAATAAATTACAATTCTGTTGATTGCACTCCTGTGGTCGGTGTATCAAGACAAATTACCCCAGGTTATCCTATAAAGCTTGTAGTTTTGTGGAAACGACCGGCTGAAGGTTCTTCCAGTGCAGGGCTATACTACATGGCGGGTTTTGATAATGGTTCTTATGTTCAATGGACCGACTCTTATCCAAATCCAACAAAAATTCCATCAACTGATTTGAATTCTTCTTACCCTTCGTTAGCAGTATTCAAAAAACCTAATGATGCAATTTATTTCCATTTAGCTTATCAACAGGGCACATCTGAAATAAGATACAGTTATATAAATTTTGGTGTAAATGGAACCACTCCACAAAGTTCGGTTTCCGTTTCAAGTGGTAGTGGCAGCTTTACTAATATCACCCCATCAATTACAGTGTTTAACTCATCATCCGGATATGTAAATTATGATTCTCCGAAAATTGTCTGGTGTACGGGCGAAGATGGTGCAGTCCTTTACAGATACAGAACAAATATGACAAACACAAAATGGTCACCGATGTACATTTATTATGAAAATGATGATGTGCAAAGTCCGTCAATAAGTGGGCCTAAATACGACCCTAGAGGAATTGATGATGAATTTTATTTAGGCTGGAGCTGGCTTGCTGGTTATTATAAAAGTTATGTATCAACTGCCAATCTCTCAATGAAGAGATCGATGCCTTACAAAGGAAAAGATTTACAGATTGCGACAACAGGACAAGGTTGGGAGGGATTTGGTTATGTGGTTCTGGATAATTTCACAAGAACAACAGCTCCGATAGTTTTTGAGAACAAATGGATTGATGCCCAATTAAGTAAAATTTCTTCAAATATAAGTTCAGGCAGATCTGGTACAGTAATAAAAGATGATGCTGAGTTTTACTTTGCATTTGGTGATATTAAACTCAATGATAATTCGGTCAGTTTTAATCCATTGAATGATACAACAGTAATTGAAAATCTCAATGACCTTAACTCTTACCTTCAGACAGAGCCAATATCTGTAACAGATAATGATGTACTTACTTACAGTGTGTTTTATGGTTTAAAAGATTCAGTAACTGCATTCAACAATCTTTCAAATGAAGAATTCGTACGATTTAAGATAGAAGTATTAGATGCAAATACACAACAGGTTTTAAGCAGCTTAGATAATGTAGAGCAGAGAAAATCTTTATTAATTGAATATGAAAATCTTTCTTATCAGATTTTAATGCAGGGGATTGGTCAGAGGGTTATTGTTCTGAGATTAAAGGTAGAGAATAATTTCAATTCAGAAAGTTCACTTGCAAACATTTACTCATTCAATCAGGCAGTAAGTAAGACCAGATTAAAACAAATGAATTGGAATGATGAGACAGTGCCGAAAGAATTCGCATTGAATCAGAATTATCCTAATCCATTTAATCCAACGACAGTAATCAGTTGGCAGTCACCAGTAGGCAGTTGGCAAACATTAAAAGTATATGATGTGCTTGGTAATGAAGTAGTTACTTTAGTAAATGAATACCGAGAAGCCGGAAGATATAAGATTGAATTTGATGCAAGTAATCTTGCAAGCGGAGTTTACATCTATAAGCTAACGGCAGGCTCATTTACTTCAAGTAAGAAAATGATGGTGGTTAAGTAA
- a CDS encoding TolB family protein, which produces MKIKIIILMFNLLLINVVAQTLPIKITGSVEDICMNPTISPNGEFVAFTKAGYQGIWIYKFSDNSINQITDEIASGFAMQWSPDSKFILSRPAYYDGPIRYNAVKIYNAETAEAIQLTDYRTKMPSLPRWSNYNENVFIVTNNQIESFITGLTATTEQKQNTEQVLVYLTSDDRIGVKDLISNTMKIFEPIPGKKCMNISVSPDNQRIAFEIYGGNLYSMKIDGTELIDLGKGYRAKWMSDSQHLIYMITEDDGHQFTSSDIYIIKFDGTEKRNITNTNDKIELSPSASFMNNKIVFEVFHEGSIYFMNLD; this is translated from the coding sequence ATGAAAATAAAAATCATCATCTTGATGTTTAATCTTCTTCTGATAAATGTTGTTGCTCAAACTCTCCCGATCAAAATTACTGGTTCAGTTGAAGACATTTGTATGAATCCAACAATTTCACCAAATGGTGAATTTGTTGCATTCACAAAAGCAGGATACCAGGGTATCTGGATTTATAAATTTTCCGATAACTCTATCAATCAAATCACTGATGAAATTGCTTCGGGTTTCGCAATGCAATGGTCACCTGATTCAAAATTTATCTTAAGCAGACCAGCTTATTATGACGGTCCGATTCGTTACAACGCAGTTAAAATTTATAATGCAGAAACTGCTGAAGCAATACAACTCACTGATTACAGAACTAAAATGCCCTCTCTTCCAAGATGGTCAAATTACAATGAAAATGTTTTTATCGTAACTAATAATCAAATTGAAAGTTTTATCACCGGACTTACTGCAACCACTGAACAAAAACAAAATACCGAACAAGTGTTAGTTTATCTAACTAGTGACGATAGAATCGGAGTAAAAGATTTAATCAGCAACACAATGAAAATCTTTGAACCTATTCCCGGCAAAAAATGTATGAACATTTCCGTTTCTCCCGATAACCAAAGAATTGCATTTGAGATTTACGGAGGTAATTTGTATTCAATGAAAATTGATGGAACAGAACTGATTGATTTGGGTAAAGGTTACAGAGCTAAATGGATGTCTGATTCCCAACACTTAATTTATATGATTACAGAAGATGACGGACATCAGTTTACCTCATCAGACATTTATATTATTAAATTTGATGGAACTGAGAAAAGAAACATCACAAATACAAATGACAAAATTGAATTATCACCTTCAGCTTCTTTTATGAACAACAAAATTGTCTTCGAAGTTTTTCATGAAGGTTCAATTTACTTTATGAATTTGGATTAA
- a CDS encoding Ig-like domain-containing protein, whose amino-acid sequence MKIKNLAIISFISLILCNHFDIKAQVTGLSNWNIYLDPGHSQFENMGIYGYSEAEKNLRVGLHLRQMLLNWTDIDTVYICRENDSVQVSLQQRTDQANALGAAHYHSIHSDAASSPTPNSTLLLWGQLGINGPEKYPPGGKKMSDIMVVLLTAGMRTTTRGSVGDRTFYNVPGTTPYLWVNRETNMASELSEAGFHTNPTQNQRNMNELWKRMEAKTMFWTILKYHNLPRPYAGTVAGIITDYESGLPINGAIAEINGQVDTTDTYESLFYRFGYDPEFLRNGFYYFENIPQGTHPIKFYRNGYDTLLTTVTMQDTFITFKDVQMISNIPPTVASTSPANDSLYPGYENFVINFSRQMDRTSTENAISINPSVSFTFSWSNNDKTLSINTSNFVFNSSYQITINPTAQGKFGHPFDGNGDGTPGDAYTKTIYTKQQDINAPQVLSVYPNPNSTNVEIKPVVNILFNEPVSASTVSGKVKVYRNSNGTFANGILRFYTVNGKSALNFFVTTLLAENETYTIQLLPGIKDLFGNEITTQNDFTFTTGNNTYNQLLLIDNFENGVGSWWQPTQSGSTIGVNPANTTMVLNTSVVNHNTGSTRSMQLNYDWNTSATNWLIREKYTPVTPTFDNSNILQTFVWGDGSGNYFRFCVIDQGIGGYEVSPWYEIDWVGWKAVNWNLAEGQTGNWLGNGILEPPLRIDSYQLTYFPGNISTGTLYFDDLRIVNFAPLSVEQTNSEIPDSYQLEQNYPNPFNPSTKIKFSIPQQTSVKIIVSDILGREVTTLVNDVLSAGNYEVEFNVAQTISLCSGVYFYTLITDNFKQSKKMILMK is encoded by the coding sequence ATGAAAATAAAAAATTTAGCTATCATCTCATTTATAAGTTTAATTCTGTGCAACCACTTTGATATAAAAGCACAGGTTACAGGATTATCAAACTGGAATATTTATCTGGACCCGGGACACAGTCAGTTTGAAAATATGGGAATTTATGGTTATTCAGAAGCTGAGAAAAACTTAAGAGTAGGTTTGCACCTAAGACAAATGCTTCTGAACTGGACAGACATAGATACAGTTTACATTTGTCGTGAAAATGATTCTGTTCAGGTCTCGCTGCAACAAAGAACTGATCAGGCAAATGCACTTGGTGCTGCTCATTATCATTCAATTCACAGCGACGCGGCATCTTCACCAACTCCGAACAGTACATTACTATTGTGGGGACAACTAGGAATAAACGGTCCTGAAAAATATCCTCCTGGTGGAAAAAAGATGAGCGATATTATGGTAGTGCTTCTTACTGCCGGAATGCGAACAACTACAAGAGGTTCAGTTGGTGACAGAACATTTTATAATGTCCCAGGAACAACTCCATATCTTTGGGTAAACAGAGAAACAAATATGGCTTCAGAACTTAGTGAAGCTGGTTTTCATACTAATCCAACTCAGAATCAGAGAAATATGAATGAACTTTGGAAAAGAATGGAAGCCAAAACAATGTTCTGGACAATATTGAAGTATCATAATCTTCCGCGACCTTATGCCGGAACTGTTGCAGGAATAATCACTGATTACGAAAGTGGTTTACCAATCAACGGTGCGATTGCTGAGATAAATGGACAGGTTGATACTACAGATACTTATGAATCTTTGTTTTATCGTTTCGGATATGATCCTGAATTTTTAAGAAACGGTTTTTACTATTTTGAAAACATACCACAGGGAACTCATCCGATTAAGTTTTACAGAAATGGTTATGACACTTTACTGACAACAGTTACAATGCAGGATACTTTCATAACATTTAAAGATGTTCAAATGATTTCTAACATCCCTCCAACAGTTGCAAGCACTTCTCCTGCAAATGATTCACTTTATCCCGGCTATGAAAATTTTGTTATCAATTTCTCGAGACAAATGGACAGAACTTCAACTGAAAATGCAATTAGTATAAATCCCTCAGTTAGTTTTACATTCAGTTGGAGTAACAATGATAAAACTTTATCAATAAATACATCAAACTTTGTTTTCAATTCTTCGTATCAGATTACAATTAATCCAACAGCTCAAGGAAAGTTCGGTCATCCGTTTGATGGCAATGGTGACGGAACTCCCGGTGATGCTTATACAAAAACTATTTACACAAAACAGCAGGATATAAATGCACCGCAAGTACTAAGTGTTTATCCCAATCCGAATTCAACAAATGTAGAAATTAAACCTGTTGTAAATATTTTATTTAATGAACCTGTTAGTGCTTCCACAGTTTCTGGAAAAGTAAAAGTTTACAGAAATTCAAACGGGACTTTTGCAAACGGCATTTTGAGATTTTACACAGTAAACGGAAAAAGCGCTTTGAACTTTTTCGTTACAACTTTGCTTGCAGAAAATGAAACTTATACTATTCAACTTCTGCCTGGTATAAAAGACCTTTTCGGAAATGAAATTACAACTCAAAACGATTTTACTTTCACAACAGGCAACAATACTTATAACCAGCTTCTGCTTATTGACAACTTTGAAAATGGCGTCGGTTCGTGGTGGCAGCCAACTCAATCTGGTTCAACAATCGGTGTAAATCCGGCTAATACAACTATGGTATTAAATACTTCTGTTGTAAATCATAACACAGGAAGCACCAGGTCAATGCAATTAAATTATGATTGGAATACAAGCGCAACGAACTGGTTAATCAGAGAAAAATATACACCGGTTACTCCAACATTCGACAATTCAAATATTCTTCAGACTTTTGTCTGGGGCGATGGAAGCGGAAACTATTTCAGATTTTGTGTAATTGATCAGGGCATCGGTGGATATGAAGTTAGTCCGTGGTATGAAATAGACTGGGTTGGCTGGAAAGCTGTTAACTGGAATCTTGCTGAAGGACAAACCGGTAACTGGTTAGGAAACGGCATCCTCGAACCGCCGCTGAGAATTGACAGTTATCAGCTTACATATTTTCCTGGGAATATAAGTACAGGCACATTGTACTTTGATGATTTAAGAATTGTAAACTTTGCACCATTATCCGTTGAGCAAACTAATTCGGAAATTCCTGATTCATATCAGCTTGAGCAAAATTATCCGAATCCGTTTAATCCATCTACTAAAATTAAATTCAGTATTCCGCAGCAGACTTCAGTTAAAATAATTGTCAGCGATATTCTCGGGAGAGAGGTTACAACTTTAGTCAACGATGTTTTAAGTGCCGGTAATTATGAAGTTGAATTTAATGTAGCACAGACTATTAGTCTGTGCAGCGGAGTTTATTTCTACACTTTGATTACAGATAATTTCAAACAAAGTAAGAAAATGATTTTGATGAAATAA